The following are encoded together in the Coffea arabica cultivar ET-39 chromosome 1c, Coffea Arabica ET-39 HiFi, whole genome shotgun sequence genome:
- the LOC113739769 gene encoding methyl jasmonate esterase 1-like, with protein sequence MKSLSPEDKVVLVGHNYGGYGVSWVKERFREKVLGGIFSSAFMVGPNFTLEDTNKLLPRPDQLDDSFVIGDPIRIVLIGPHFAATLLYQNSPPEDLKLANYSLRLTQFFYGDVANRQIRVTKERYGSVPRAYVIDLEDKLITPEAQRLMIARTPPQVVRQIRGADHMVQFSKPREFANNLIEIGGLFESFDQEGKPYAL encoded by the exons ATGAAGTCTTTATCTCCTGAGGATAAGGTAGTCCTCGTTGGCCACAACTATGGTGGTTATGGTGTTTCCTGGGTCAAGGAAAGGTTTCGAGAAAAGGTTCTTGGTGGCATTTTTTCTTCAGCCTTCATGGTGGGGCCTAACTTTACACTAGAGGACACTAACAAG CTCCTGCCACGGCCAGATCAACTAGATGACAGTTTCGTTATTGGAGATCCTATAAGAATTGTGCTCATTGGGCCCCACTTTGCAGCAACCCTGCTCTACCAGAATTCTCCGCCAGAG GATCTGAAACTTGCAAATTATTCTTTAAGGTTAACTCAGTTCTTCTATGGAGATGTGGCAAATAGACAAATTCGGGTTACAAAAGAGAGGTATGGATCAGTTCCTCGAGCCTATGTTATTGACTTGGAGGATAAGCTAATTACTCCTGAAGCGCAAAGGCTTATGATAGCGAGGACTCCTCCACAAGTGGTGAGGCAAATCCGAGGGGCAGACCATATGGTTCAATTTTCTAAACCTCGAGAATTTGCCAACAATTTGATTGAAATAGGTGGGTTGTTTGAGTCGTTTGATCAGGAGGGCAAACCATATGCTCTCTAA